The Streptomyces sp. TLI_105 DNA segment CCCTCGGCGGACGCGGGCTTCCCGGAACTCACCCCGGCCGTCGCCGCCCGCCTGGACCGGGCGGTCCAGGACGTGATGAAGGAGACGGGCGTCCCGGGCGTCACCGTCGGCCTCTCGGCGCCCGGCAAGGGTACGTACATCCGCTCCTTCGGGATCGCCGACAAGGCCACCGGGCAGCCCATGAACCCAGGGCTCTACATGCGGATCGGCAGCGAGACCAAGACCTTCACCGTGACCGCCCTGCTCGAACTGGTCGACCGGGGCAAGGTGAGCGTGGACGACCCGATCTCGAAGTACGTCGACGGCGTGCCGAACGGCGACAAGATCACCCTGCGCAACCTGGCGTCCATGCGCAGCGGTCTCTTCAACTACTCGGCGGACGAGGGCTTCTACAAGGCGCTCACGTCGAACCCCGACCGGCCCTTCACCCCGCAGGAGCTGCTCGCCTACTCGTTCAAGCACCCGATCCAGTTCCAGCCGGGCGCCGAGTTCGACTACTGCAACACGAACCTGATCCTGCTCGGGCTCGTCGTCGAGAAGGTCAGCGGGACACCGCTGCACGAGTTCATCCAGAAGAACGTCCTCGACCCCGCGGGCCTGCGCCACACGGTCTTCCCGACGGACGCCGCGTTCCCGAGCCCGCACGCCCACGGCTACACCGAGCAGACCGCCTCGGGGAAGCTGGAGGACTCCACCGACTGGAACCCCTCCTGGGGCTGGGCGGCCGGTGCGATGATCTCGGACCTCCAGGACCTGCGCACCTGGGCCCGTGTGGTGGCGACCGGGACCCTGCTGACCCCGAAGACGCAGGCCGAGCGGCTGAAGACGT contains these protein-coding regions:
- a CDS encoding serine hydrolase, which codes for MRYSHTGNRRVCATFAALGILVVPVGAGSALAAEPPDPVALVAAPSPSADAGFPELTPAVAARLDRAVQDVMKETGVPGVTVGLSAPGKGTYIRSFGIADKATGQPMNPGLYMRIGSETKTFTVTALLELVDRGKVSVDDPISKYVDGVPNGDKITLRNLASMRSGLFNYSADEGFYKALTSNPDRPFTPQELLAYSFKHPIQFQPGAEFDYCNTNLILLGLVVEKVSGTPLHEFIQKNVLDPAGLRHTVFPTDAAFPSPHAHGYTEQTASGKLEDSTDWNPSWGWAAGAMISDLQDLRTWARVVATGTLLTPKTQAERLKTYPSGVPGAGYGLGIFNIQGWIGHNGSLPGYESLTLYLPEAKATLVVLLNTDVLHDNNEPSTLFGQAITRIVTPGHVFDIPVTEPKPSPSGS